A portion of the Paracoccaceae bacterium Fryx2 genome contains these proteins:
- a CDS encoding TIGR03032 family protein, producing MTDQKQPSLAFHGSRLFTSWLKKAKVSLALTTYQAGKLFLLGLQPDGRLSVFERTFERPMGLGVGQGRFWMSSIHQLWRFEDFLDKEETRDGYDALYVPVTGHTTGDLDIHDIHEDADGQPIFVATRFNCLATLAERGSFRELWRPPFIDRLAAEDRCHLNGLAMKDGQPAYVTCLSRTNVFEGWREKRHDGGVVLEVPTGEVVAEGLSMPHSPRFYRGTLWMLQAGTGEFGRIDLDTGQFEPLCFLPGFARGLAFIGDHAVIGLSRPRENRTFEGLKLNERLEAEGVGAQCAICVVNLRTGDIEHRLEIGGIVAEIYDVTLLPDVIRPMALGFRNEEIRFTIKPEALPQSTNPMN from the coding sequence ATGACTGACCAGAAACAACCCTCACTCGCCTTCCACGGCTCCCGTCTGTTCACCTCCTGGCTGAAGAAGGCCAAGGTCAGCCTCGCCTTGACAACCTATCAGGCGGGCAAGCTTTTCTTGCTGGGGCTACAGCCGGACGGGCGGTTGTCCGTGTTCGAGCGCACCTTCGAGCGGCCGATGGGCCTCGGGGTCGGCCAGGGTCGCTTCTGGATGAGTTCGATCCACCAGCTTTGGCGGTTCGAAGACTTCCTGGACAAGGAGGAAACCCGCGACGGTTATGATGCGCTCTATGTCCCGGTTACCGGCCACACCACTGGCGATCTCGACATTCATGATATCCACGAGGATGCGGATGGCCAGCCGATCTTCGTAGCGACCCGCTTCAACTGTCTGGCTACCCTGGCCGAGCGCGGCAGCTTCCGCGAACTTTGGCGCCCGCCCTTCATCGACCGGCTGGCCGCTGAAGACCGGTGCCACCTGAACGGGCTTGCGATGAAGGATGGGCAGCCTGCCTATGTCACCTGCCTGTCACGGACCAATGTGTTCGAGGGTTGGCGCGAGAAGCGCCACGACGGCGGTGTCGTGCTGGAGGTCCCAACAGGTGAGGTCGTGGCCGAAGGTCTCTCGATGCCCCATTCCCCGCGATTTTATCGAGGCACTCTGTGGATGTTGCAGGCGGGAACCGGGGAGTTTGGCCGCATCGATCTGGATACCGGCCAGTTTGAGCCCCTGTGCTTCCTGCCGGGGTTCGCGCGGGGTCTCGCCTTTATCGGCGACCACGCGGTGATTGGCCTGTCGCGCCCGCGCGAGAACCGCACCTTCGAAGGGCTCAAACTCAATGAGCGGTTGGAGGCTGAGGGTGTGGGCGCCCAATGTGCGATTTGCGTGGTAAACCTGCGCACTGGAGATATCGAGCACCGGTTGGAGATCGGCGGGATCGTCGCGGAGATCTATGATGTCACTTTGCTGCCAGATGTGATCCGCCCGATGGCACTCGGGTTCCGCAATGAGGAAATCCGGTTCACGATCAAGCCAGAGGCGCTTCCCCAGTCGACCAATCCGATGAACTGA